A window of Candidatus Poribacteria bacterium genomic DNA:
GAACCTTACAGCGAGAAGTTGTGACTGCGCGTTTGGAAAGAATCTATCAAATTGCCAAAGATACAGGAAATCTTCAGCAATTGATTATTTTTGGGAGTTATATTACAGCGAAGCCTGAACCTAATGATGTGGATGTTGTAATCATCTTCAATGATGATTTTGACCTAACAGTTTGGAGCGAGGAAGTGAAAAGGCTTTTGAACCATCAACAAGCAGAAAATGAATTCGGAGCCAGTATTTTTTGGATCCGCCCGTCCTTACTATTGTTTGAGACACTTGACGAGTTTATCGAAAGTTGGCAAGTCAAACGGGATGGAACGCGACGCGGTATCATAGAGGTAAGAAGATGATTCACAACGACAAAGAACTCAAAGCAAATCAGAAACGCATAGCGTATTTTCAAAACTTGCTCTTACAACTGCGAGTTAAGGCAACACCTGAAGAATTTTCGCTCATCTCAACTGGATATCGGACAGAGATTCTGAAAATGCAAGATGAAGTACTTGAATATCTGACTCGACATTCATGTGAACCGATATCTGTGAAAGCAGTTTCTGCGGAGGCATTAGATACTTCAAATAACAGGAAACAATAATTTTCAAGCATTCCTATTGGTTGAAACAGCAAAATGGGCGAGCGCAATTCGCTGCAAACGCACTCGACCTGAATCGCCCACGCGCAGAAGCAGCACTTGCACGCGCACAAAATCGCATCAAAGTCGCGAGCAATTTGTAATTACCCTCTTCCAATTCTCCGGTAGGTGCGCTTCTCCAAGCGCACCTCTCCATCCTTACACCGTCAGTTTAATCTCATCCTGCTTTACAATTTCCTTGATATGTCCATACGCCGCAGATTCCACCAATTCCAACGTCTCTGGAGATAACCGATCCAGAATAGGTTGTGGGAAACTATGCGCACCAGCGTATTGTGGCGCATATCGTAGGACGAGAAACCGCCGATCCCGATCCTTTGGTTTCCAACGCAGCACACCATGCGTCAGCAATTCCGAAATAATCACAATATCGCCCGCCTTCGGTGTAATATTGACAAAAACTGGATCGTCAAGTGGATCAATGCCATCCTCTTCGTTAAGTGTCAGCAGCTGCTCCGGCCGCTTAAACTCACTCTTATGTGAGTTAGGAATCACGATGAGTCCTCCGTCACCCGGATAGACATCCGTAAAATAGGGGAAACAGACAAAGTTATCGCAATAGATACGTCCATTGTCAATCTCGTAGCGTGTGCTATACCACCCGTAATCATCACGAGCGCAGTGTAGTCCACCAGGGTTCACGTTTGCGCGTTCACCCGCCTGCCACAAATCGTGTTTATCATGCTTCAACGAACCTCTGGCAAATCGTGGCTGATTGTCTGTCAACTCCTTGATAATCGGCCATAGTGCTGTGTGCATCGTTAAGCGTTCAAGCGATTTATCGAAAGCGAACCCGTGCTGATGGAGTCCTTCTTGCTTAAATCCAGGTGGCAGTTCGTCAGGGGGTGTCGTTATATATCTATCGACAGCTTCAGCGGCTTCCGCCAATGCATCGCCAGTGATGACATTTTCTAAATGGAGATATCCGGTTACATCAAAAAGATAACGTTGTTTCGGGGTCATGTTTTTAATTTTCCTTGCGGTTCGGTTAGGTAGGACCGCGCTGACTGCTGACCGCTATTCATAATGCCATATCAAAATCTGTGCCGGTTACATTGCCTTTTACATAGGCATCACGGAAGAGGGTCTGGCGTTTCGGAGGCATCTCCTCAAGTAACGCTTGTGGCGGTTTAGACCGGGTCCACCGCTTATCTACTGAGTTATACGCGTTAAAAACAGCGACCCGATCAACATCAGGATTTTGCCACGCTTGTCCACTATGCGTAATTGCTTCCGTAAAAATAATAACAGATCCGGCAGGACAAGAATAAGTGTCCCAAAATTCCCAGTCTTGTATGTGGGCATCCTCCGGTGCAGTATAAGCTGCCTTGTGGCTACCTGTAATGAACATGGTGCCGCCATCGCCTTTTTCTACAGGGTTAAGTTCCCATACAACGCGCGTCAAACCGCTATACGCTTGTCCGGGTAAACATTGGTATTGGTGGCAATCACCCGGCATCCGAAACATACCGTTACCGTTATGCGGACTGAACGTGAAGGGCGGATCGTCCGTTGTAGAACGCAACGCCATAAAACTCATCTCCATGCGGAAGCCGTAGCAGGTATCCGAGGCGAGATAGGGGGATGCGAGAAACTCATTTCCGAATGCTACCACAACCGGATGGTCTGTTAACTTCTCCAAGGGCCCGCCGTAAGTCGAGCGATGGTGTTGCGGAATCGTTTCAGGGTCGCTTTTTAAACGGTAACAGAAATCACGCATCTCCTCGACCTCCGATTCTGTCAGCACACCCGGCACCAAGAGCCATCCGTTTTTGTCGAAGAGATATTTCTGTTCTTGTGTCAAAGGGACAACGGGTTTACCGTCGGCATTTGTCTGTGTAATATCGGCAGGTGCCGTTGCCAACGGATTCCCGAAATCTTTGTTGAATTTAATACCGATCTGTTCTGCCATAAGTCCGTTCCTCTCTTAATGAATACGCGCGCCTGTGAAATAGTCAGGGTTTGCTCCCATTTTTTCTAAAAGCGGTGCAGTCACCGTGTCAAGCCTCTCAATCACATCATCAGACGGCGTGTATTCAATAACGTTCAGGTTTTCCTGCAGTTCATTTATATTTCGGGTGCCAACGAGCATACACGTAACTCCGGGTCTCGCCATCGCCCAAGCAATAGCAAGCCGAGCCATTGGGACCTGCTCAGCGTCCGCAATTTTTCGGATGCTTTCCAAGGTCTCAAACATCTCTTCCTCGGCACCCTCTTCGCCGTGTGAAGCCTGTGCTCGGTCATCTCGAAAATGGCGAAATCGGGAATGCACTGGGGGTATTTCCTCTGCCCTCTTATACTGTCCAGTCAAGATTCCCTGCAACAATGGCATATACCCCAAGATGCCGACGTTATGCTTGCGACACAGCGGAAGCAACTCAGGCTCTATTGCTCGCGACAAGAGGTTATAACAGAGTTGATTCACAGCAATAGACGCGCCTGTATCAAGTGCTGCTGTAAGTTGTTCCACCCCGAAGTTGCTTACACCGATAGCACGGATAAGTCCATCTTCCTGTAAGCGCGTCAGTTCAGCCATGCTTTCTTTGATAGCAATCTCGTCGTCGGGCCAGTGAATCATATAGATGTCAACGCAATCCGTTTGCAATCGTTGGAGACTCGCCTCGCAATGTTCACGGATTGTAGCCGGATCCGGTCGGCTTACCTTCGTGCCGATGACTGCTTCGTGTCGTCTGCCGTTCAGTGCGACAGCAAGTGCTTCCTCACTCCGTCCGTCGTTATATCCTTCCGCTGTATCGAAAAAATTGATGCCAGCATCCAATGCAGCGTTCGCAACAGCGGTAACATCCGATTGCGCTTGTGGTCCCCAATAATCACCACCGCCATAGGACCAGCATCCAATGCCCATCGATGAGATTTCAATTCCAGATTTTCCGCACGTCCGCATCTCCATTTTTCAGCCTCCATGATGTGTGGCGGTCAGCTGTCAGTCATCAGTGAGGCAAGTCTTGTGCCTGTCCAATTGGGTATCCGCAACGGATATCGGTACACAAGAAACCTCTTTGCTGATGGTTTCCGACAACTGATGGCTAATATTACGACCTATCCCAATTCTGCGAAAAGTTCTGTAACCAACGCCGCATTTTCACCGATCTGGTCGCCGAATTGTTGATACATACCGAGCAACAACGGATCAATCGGCTTGGTATTGTCTATAGCGAACTTCACTTCTGTCCGAATCTGTTCCGGGCTTCCAATTGTTCTACCCGCCGCGAGTACCTTGAAAAGGAGGCACGGTTTCTCTGTCCGTCGTATTGCCTCGCACATCTCATCTCGGTCTTCTCGCGCGTAGACTTCACCCAAAGCGGCGTAACCGAATTTCTCCCTGAACTTATCGGCACCACCGTGAAGATTATAGAGTCCTGTCATGTAATAGTCTATATCCCACGCCTCGTCTTCAGCGATGTGTAGAAGTTTCGGATCATGTACAGATAAACCAACTAAAACTCCTGTATCGCGAATCCGTTTGAGAATATCCTGCAGATAATCGAGCCTGTTTTCACGCAAACACCTTTGCCCAACACCACCGCCGTGTGGTGCCATACCGATCGGATTATGTTTCGCAGCCTCAAAAACATGGTCAGGATCCTCGTACCAGCGGGAACCTTGGCTAAGGCAAAACCAGTTTATCGTGCCACCCGCATCTCGGTAAAGTTGTAGATCAGACATCGAGCGTTCCGTCATACTATTCTGCCAACCATTGATCCCGACTTCCTCTGCCCGTTTGAGTGTCGCCACAACACGCTCCGGTGTATGATATTCCTGCTGGTGCTGTGAAAGAAGTTTATTGAAGTGAGAATAGCCGTAGATTGGGTTATCCCCAATCACCAGTTTACTGATTTGATGACCACAAAACGAGACTTTCGGTAAGGTTGTCATTGTTTATCCTCCGATGAAGTGAAGTGCGTGTCTCCAAAGCGTGCTTAACCGAACAGAAACCCTTCCAAAACGGATGCATCAATTTCACGTACGAGATGTTTCGTCAAATCCAACGCTGCGGTGTAGTCATCAATGTTAATAATTGAGACATGGCTATGGATATAACGCGACGGCACACCGAGCACAACGGACGGCACCCCTCTACCGAATTGATGAATCGCGCCGCCATCCGTCCCGCCAGATTGACGTACTCCAAGTTGATACGGTATCTCATGTCGTTTCGCCGTTTCAACCACATAATCTGCCAATTTTGGATTGACAATCATTGAAGAATCAATGATCCGAATTTGTACACCGCCGCCAAGTTTCCCTTGTGAATTTCCGACGCTTAACCCCGGGGTATCGTCAGCAGGGGGTCCTTCAAGCACAATAGCGAGATCGGGTTCCACACTGGCGACCATTGTCTTTGCCCCTCGCAATCCTACCTCCTCTTGAACGCTCCCCGCTCCGATGACAGTGTTCGGATGTTCATCAAGTTCTAAAAGCGATTCAATTACAATCGCAACACCGACACGATTATCGAAGGCTTTCGCGGCAAGCAATTTCTCATTTTTCATCCGCGTAAAGGGACCGTAAGGGGCGATTGGACACCCGGGTAACACACCATATTCTTCTGCTGCTTGTTCTTCGCTTTCCGCACCGATGTCAATGAAAAGGTCTTTCATATCTAAGACTTTGTCACGTGACCCTGAGAGCAGGTGAGGTGGTGTAGAGCCGACCACTCCCGGTACTTTTCCTAACTTCGTCGTGATCGTGACCCGTTGCGCTAACAGTGTGTGTGCCCACCATCCACCGAGCGGCAGAAACTTGACGAACCCGTTATCCGTGACATTTTGTACAACAAAACCGATTTCGTCTAAATGCGAATCAAGCAATATACGGGGATGTTCAGTACTGCCAGCGTGCGTACAGAAGATACCCCCTAATTTGTCAGTCTCAATCGGACCAACACCGGAGACAGCCTCGCGGAAAACGTCTCGCACCTCGCCCTCGTAACCCGGGATTCCGTCCGCTTGTGTTAATGATTTAAGTAACTCAATTGAAGTTTCGTTCATTATTGTATTCCTTTAGCAATCGTGCTATAATTTGAGTGTATTATAGCACGCTTGATGTTTTGTGCCAACTTTTAAGTAGCATTCACGTCCAATGCAAGTTTATTCTTTCCTTATTCACGTTTAGTGATGTAAACGTTCACAATACCGTTATCACCAGCGTAAAGTGACCAATTTGGAGGTAATAGGCTGTGGAAATCAGACTTTTAGATGTCGTTGTGCTCACGCAGAATGTCCCCAAATATAATCTGAAGCGAGGAGAATCCGGCACAGTCGTCGAAATCCTTACAAACGGCGAAGCATTTGAGGTTGAATTCATTGACAGTAGTGGATACACGTA
This region includes:
- a CDS encoding DUF4926 domain-containing protein, producing MEIRLLDVVVLTQNVPKYNLKRGESGTVVEILTNGEAFEVEFIDSSGYTYALVTLCPNQLRVLYTYGIDE
- a CDS encoding phytanoyl-CoA dioxygenase family protein; the encoded protein is MAEQIGIKFNKDFGNPLATAPADITQTNADGKPVVPLTQEQKYLFDKNGWLLVPGVLTESEVEEMRDFCYRLKSDPETIPQHHRSTYGGPLEKLTDHPVVVAFGNEFLASPYLASDTCYGFRMEMSFMALRSTTDDPPFTFSPHNGNGMFRMPGDCHQYQCLPGQAYSGLTRVVWELNPVEKGDGGTMFITGSHKAAYTAPEDAHIQDWEFWDTYSCPAGSVIIFTEAITHSGQAWQNPDVDRVAVFNAYNSVDKRWTRSKPPQALLEEMPPKRQTLFRDAYVKGNVTGTDFDMAL
- a CDS encoding M42 family metallopeptidase translates to MNETSIELLKSLTQADGIPGYEGEVRDVFREAVSGVGPIETDKLGGIFCTHAGSTEHPRILLDSHLDEIGFVVQNVTDNGFVKFLPLGGWWAHTLLAQRVTITTKLGKVPGVVGSTPPHLLSGSRDKVLDMKDLFIDIGAESEEQAAEEYGVLPGCPIAPYGPFTRMKNEKLLAAKAFDNRVGVAIVIESLLELDEHPNTVIGAGSVQEEVGLRGAKTMVASVEPDLAIVLEGPPADDTPGLSVGNSQGKLGGGVQIRIIDSSMIVNPKLADYVVETAKRHEIPYQLGVRQSGGTDGGAIHQFGRGVPSVVLGVPSRYIHSHVSIINIDDYTAALDLTKHLVREIDASVLEGFLFG
- a CDS encoding phytanoyl-CoA dioxygenase family protein, whose product is MTPKQRYLFDVTGYLHLENVITGDALAEAAEAVDRYITTPPDELPPGFKQEGLHQHGFAFDKSLERLTMHTALWPIIKELTDNQPRFARGSLKHDKHDLWQAGERANVNPGGLHCARDDYGWYSTRYEIDNGRIYCDNFVCFPYFTDVYPGDGGLIVIPNSHKSEFKRPEQLLTLNEEDGIDPLDDPVFVNITPKAGDIVIISELLTHGVLRWKPKDRDRRFLVLRYAPQYAGAHSFPQPILDRLSPETLELVESAAYGHIKEIVKQDEIKLTV
- a CDS encoding aldo/keto reductase, which translates into the protein MEMRTCGKSGIEISSMGIGCWSYGGGDYWGPQAQSDVTAVANAALDAGINFFDTAEGYNDGRSEEALAVALNGRRHEAVIGTKVSRPDPATIREHCEASLQRLQTDCVDIYMIHWPDDEIAIKESMAELTRLQEDGLIRAIGVSNFGVEQLTAALDTGASIAVNQLCYNLLSRAIEPELLPLCRKHNVGILGYMPLLQGILTGQYKRAEEIPPVHSRFRHFRDDRAQASHGEEGAEEEMFETLESIRKIADAEQVPMARLAIAWAMARPGVTCMLVGTRNINELQENLNVIEYTPSDDVIERLDTVTAPLLEKMGANPDYFTGARIH